A single region of the Mus caroli chromosome 16, CAROLI_EIJ_v1.1, whole genome shotgun sequence genome encodes:
- the Cldn14 gene encoding claudin-14, with protein sequence MASTAVQLLGFLLSFLGMVGTLITTILPHWRRTAHVGTNILTAVSYLKGLWMECVWHSTGIYQCQIYRSLLALPRDLQAARALMVISCLLSGMACACAVVGMKCTRCAKGTPAKTTFAVLGGALFLLAGLLCMVAVSWTTNDVVQNFYNPLLPSGMKFEIGQALYLGFISSSLSLIGGTLLCLSCQDEAPYRPYPPQSRAGATTTATAPAYRPPAAYKDNRAPSVTSAAHSGYRLNDYV encoded by the coding sequence ATGGCCAGCACAGCGGTCCAGCTCCTAGGCTTCCTGCTTAGCTTCCTGGGCATGGTGGGAACGCTCATCACCACCATCCTGCCGCACTGGCGGAGGACGGCCCATGTGGGCACCAACATCCTGACGGCCGTGTCCTACCTGAAGGGACTATGGATGGAATGTGTGTGGCACAGCACAGGCATCTACCAGTGTCAGATCTACCGCTCACTGCTGGCGCTGCCTCGGGACCTGCAGGCCGCCCGGGCGCTCATGGTTATCTCCTGCCTGTTGTCGGGCATGGCCTGCGCCTGCGCAGTAGTGGGCATGAAGTGCACACGCTGCGCCAAAGGCACACCCGCCAAGACCACCTTTGCAGTGCTGGGGGGCGCGCTCTTCCTCCTGGCCGGCCTGCTGTGCATGGTGGCCGTGTCCTGGACCACGAATGACGTGGTGCAGAATTTTTATAACCCACTGCTGCCCAGTGGCATGAAGTTTGAGATCGGCCAGGCCCTGTACCTGGGCTTCATCTCTTCATCCCTGTCTCTCATCGGGGGCACCCTGCTCTGCTTATCCTGCCAGGACGAGGCCCCCTACAGACCCTACCCGCCCCAGTCCAGGGCCGGAGCCACCACCACAGCTACCGCCCCTGCCTACCGCCCACCAGCGGCCTACAAGGACAACCGTGCCCCCTCGGTGACCTCAGCCGCGCACAGTGGGTACAGGCTGAATGACTACGTGTGA